The Panthera uncia isolate 11264 chromosome B3 unlocalized genomic scaffold, Puncia_PCG_1.0 HiC_scaffold_1, whole genome shotgun sequence genome segment GTAGCCCATACTCGACACAGCGGTTTCAGGGGACTAAATCCCAGCAGTTCCTGCATAATCTCACTGCCAGTCCTGTTTGTGGCCAAGGCTAGGGCCTCAGCTTCCACTTCCTTCAAAACATTGTGCACCATCAGTTCTgaacagacaagaaaagaaatatttcagagaCTAAGAGGAGGATGGTTATGTTCCATTAGTTAActaaaggagggagaggggagcaaTGAAGAGGATATGGGAGACATAGACTAAGTCCCTATGCCCTGGGGACCCATGAAAATTCTCCTGCCTATCCCAGAACTTATGCCCAGCGAATCCCACTTTTAGTCTCACCCTGAAGTCTCCCCACCTCGTTCTTCTCCGGTCTCAGGAGCCTCTTTCAGGGCTGACAGCGCCTGGCGGAAATACCCCAGAGCTTCGGGGCTCAGGTGAGGGTGCGCGTCTTGGGCTGGCTCCGAGCTTCTGTCCGGAGGCCGCTGGCGGCCTGGTGGGGGGCGCCCCGATCCCTTGGCCCCGCGCCCCCGTTTGTCACCAGCTGGAAACCGGCGCCCAGCCTTGTGGAGGGAGCGCGGACCCAGTCCCATGAGTGCTGAAGGCTGTGTCCGTCCGCGATAGCGTCTCCAGTCGCAGAGGAACGTCACGCACGTAGGAGCGTGCCGGGTCCGGACCGAGTTTAGGAAGGCCGGCGTGCTCGGCGCGCAGCATATACGTCACGGTATTGGCGACAGCCCCTAGCCGGGTGACTGTGTGTGTTCCCAGGTCGCCCCGCCTCCAGTCGCCAGTCCTGGCCCCAGCACCGCCTCCCgtgctctctgaccctctcctccaAGCCCTCCGCTGATCCCGGACGGGAACGCGGGCTGGCACCCCAGCCTCACACTCTGATCCAGTTGCAGTCACCTGGTCCCGCCCCCGCAGCCAGAATCGAAGTCCTAGAGTCCAAGGACTTTGCCTGCTAGACGGCGCCGGGACTGCAGGAGCGCAGGTAAAGGGCGCGAGCTCCCCTCCTGCGTGCCCGGGCCCCGCTCTTACCCCCGACCCGGAAGCCGCCCCTCCGGGCTCAGCCCGCCAGGGCCACGCCAGAGGCCAGAGCTCTGGATAGCCCAGGACGCTGCGTGGACCCGCCGTTGAGGGGCTGCCGCGCTGAGCGCCCCCCACCCGGTCAACCCCTTTCAGAGAGTCCTTACAAGTGGGTAGCCCTGGACAGTCCCACCGAGCCCCCTTATTTACTTCTTGGCCTGCCAAAAAGGACGAACAGCCTTGCCCTGGGGTTTGCACCGTTTTCCCGCTCTGAAACTTCTCTCTTCTCACAGGATCCTAACCttggctccccctccctcccgctATCCGGGTCCCCCTTCCACATACACGAGATGCAGGCTTCCCTCAGAGCAAGTCTTTGCTTCCATAGATTTTCCCCCTTTGCATGTGAGTCATGGCAGCTCCCATGAAGGGCCAAGTGTGCGTGGTGACCGGTGCTTCCAGAGGTATTGGCCGCGGCATCGCCTTGCAACTCTGCCAGGCAGGTGCCACAGTTTACATCACTGGCCGCCATATGGACACGCTGCGGGCCACTGCTGAGGAGGTGGGTGCTTCCTCTGGAACAAGTGGGACACACACCACCTGAGGTAGCCCTTCCCATTAACCACTCCTTCCACTAATCCCTTATCTGAAACCATTATATTCCTCCAcgaaatgtgaatatttattcaGACTGGAATAAATGAAGCCCATAaatgacttcagatcaggtcaaaTTTTGCCAATAAGtgagttttatgaaaaaaaaaccttctgtttGAAACCTTCAGGGATTTTGGAATTGCAGCTGAAGGGTTGTGGACCTgtgctttcctttattttaggAAAGACTTTATTGAGCTGTACACTttcacttgacttttttttttttctttactggatttcagttttaaaaaatatatttggtggggtgcctgggtggctcagtcggttaagcgtccgacttcaactcaggtcacgatctcatggtccgtgagttcgagtcccgcgtcgggctctgggctgatggctcagagcctggagcctgcttccgattctgtgtctccctctctctctctgcccctcccccattcatgctctgtctctctctgtctcaaaaataaataaacgttaaaaaaaaaaaaaaaaataaaaaaatatttggtttgCTAGAAGCACTGGGGTTACCAAGATAAATAAGATGTCACTTCTGCTTTGGAAAGATAGGACCCAGCAGGAAatcagaggcagacacagaatgcTCTGGGAGCACGGGGGAGCAGTTAGGAGGCAAGAAGGTAAGAGGGTGGGAACTAGAACATGGATCTGGAGAATAGGAGGATTGGTCCTGAATAaggtatttcttcttcctttgaagTTAGAGGATGGGGACTCATTTGTGAAGGGTGAAGTAGAACGGAAAGTAGAAATAGTTCATGCCTGAGAGTTTTTGATTTTTCAGTAACTAGGCAGGAGCATTGGTGATGTGAGGGTAAGAGGGCCAGGACAGAGGAGAGGTTACACGTGAGTGGTGAAGAGTGGGAGCTTAGGGTGTGAATGATGGAAATGACCaaggatgaggaagaagagagatatTCCTTTCCCAGGAGCATCCCCCCTTCCCTATTTGTCCCTTGCCTTCCAGTAAGAGTGTACAACGACTTGCACCTGGTAGGCCTCCGTAAATGTAGTTTTTAAGCTTGAGATCCCAATCTGTTTCCCTCTATAGAGAAAGGACCTAGCATTCCTGAAACTCCTCAAACAGACACCAGAGGGCAGTATTGCTCACCATATTCCCTCAGCTGCTGGCTTTGATTCCTACTTTTGCCTTCTTagtgccccctccccttctcagctCCTCCCAAGCTGGGAGTTGAAGAGGGTTGCCTTATGTCTCACACTCATGTAACTATAAGCTCAtatcccctctgtctctccaggCACAGTCTCGAGGGGGCCAGTGTGTGCCTGTGGTATGCGATTCAAGCCAGGAGAGTGAAGTGCAAAGCCTGTTTGAGCAAGTGGATCGGGAACAGCAGGGGCGTCTGGATGTGCTGGTCAACAACGCCTACGCTGGGGTCCTGGTACCCTTTACACTTTGGTTCCAGCTCCACATCCCTAACCTCCCCCTCTGACCCCTGAGTCCTGAGTCCTTATCCCCACTCATTGTCCCTTTCATTATCCAGCCCCTCATACCTGTCTGCCTTTAGATCATCCAATTTACAACACTCCCTTTGCCTTCCAGGCAATTATAAAGAACACTAAGAAGGCATTCTGGGAAAGCCCTGCCTCCATCTGGGATGATATCAACAATGTTGGACTCAGGTAAGTGTTCCCTTTGTCCCAGGGTCTGGGTTCTCCTCATTCAGTCAGCTGAGGGCCTGGACCATTCCTCATATGCCCGCCCTTGTTCTCTGACCTCcccatctctttcttcttctctttgtcccaTTTGTTTCACACCTCTGGAAAATTTCCATCCAGTTGGATCCGTACCTGGCAACATTGACTTTTACCTTGTTTCTGTCAGAACTGACACAACTGAACTTGCTCTTGGCCTCTCTCCGGCCTCACTCTGCACATCCAAGTGCGTGATCGGAAGGAAGCCTCCCTCTTTGAATAATGCACACCACCTGTAGttgatattaacaaaaaaaagaaattcttttgtcTTAGATCAAGAGAAGGTCAATGAGGGTGAGTGCCAGCCATGTTAGCCTCCACATCCTCACTCCAGATCCATAGGCAAGGGCACTCCAACATCAGAGTTACACATACATGTGCATGGGAGTGAGATGAAACACAGCACGAAGAGTTCACCTAGCATGACACACCActtgtgtctcttttttattgttggaACGGTAGTGCCCTCTCAGAAACTGCATTCCATGGGGGTGTGATCAGCCACCTGTGGGAGTAACTAAGAGATTATCTGAAAATCTGTGCCTAAAGCATTTTAAGAACACCCACAGCTTCTTGTGGAAATACCAAGGAAGCAGGATTAGAATCCAGTTGTGATTTCCAAGGCAGAAGAAAGATTATGAGGACAGAGAGGGATGGTCAGCcaagaggcaagaaaagaaaacctaaaatgcTGATAATTGGCAGTTATGGCCCACATGCTTAGCCTTCCAAAGAGAGGCCTTCCACTCCCTCATCTCTTGCAGGTCAGAGTTTTGAGCCTGGGCAGAGGCCCAGGCCTTGGTCCCTGAGCCATGATGAATTTTCCAAGATAAAGGCCATTTTGTGAGCCTCTGGGAAGCCCACCAACATGTCCTCatctcccccccccactcacatacACATTTACTGTGCCTTTCCTTTGCATTACCTTAGATTGGGCTTTCCTTTTGAAACTATAATTCTCTCTACCTGTTTTCACTCGGAGGATCCTGTTTCCCAtgcaaatgaaatgtttttctggtTACCGAGTATATGTGTGCTGGGTTTTCCCTACATAGGAGAATGGAAAACTGAGTTTTTCCTTTACACGCATCCATTGGTGGTTCCTTTTACCACTGTTGCTCTCAGGAAGTGGCCTCTAGCCTTAGAGGGCAGAGGAAGCTGCCAGGGCTACAGCAGCCAGGCCAGCAGTGAACGTCATgtattccttctccttccttgccCCACCTTCTAGAGGTCACTACTTGTGCTCAGTGTATGGAGCACGGCTCATGGTACCAGCTGGCCGGGGACTCATCGTGGTCATCTCCTCCATTGGGGGGCTGCAGTATCTCTTCAATGTCCCCTATGGTGTTGGCAAAGCTGCGGTGAGGACCCAGGAGCACAGGGGTTAGGGAGGCATCAGACAGTGATGGTACCCATAGCTCAGGAGATCCGATCCCCAATGATCAGAGTAGTAAGGCCCACtggcccccacctctccctctgcgCCTTCATAAACAGTCCCTTTGCCTGGGCTCCCCTTGGGTGGCCAGGGTAGGCAGCACACTGGGGAAGGTGGACAGCTGAGACAGGGCTCCTGAGAAGGGCTGGGGCATCCTCAGCAGAAGcaaggaaggcaggggaggaaggTGATGTGGCCGGGCACCCTGGCTCTCCCCTGCCTTCTGTCCTTCTACAGTGCGACAGGCTGGCTGCTGACTGTGCCCAGGAGCTGCGGCGCCACGGGGTCAGCTATGTGTCTCTGTGGCCAGGGTTGGTGCAGACAGAACTACTGAAGGAGGTTGTGATGAAAAACAACAATGCTGATGATCCCCTGTTGAAGCAGGTTGGCAGGGGGAGGGCGAAGGAGGCAGGGAATGCAAAGGAATCAGCTTCTCCATCCTCAATGACAAGACAGTAACAAAGAGGAAATACCCAGGTGCCTACTGTGGCAGGAGCAGGGCCGAGCAGCATACATACATTATGTCCTTTCATCCAGCAAAGGagatattatctccattttgcagatggcaaTTCTGAAACCTGGAAAGGTtagaaacttgctcaaggtcatgtaTGCCATAAATGGAAAAGCTTCCTTCCCCGAAGCCCATGCTGTTGACCCCTGCCCTGAACTAACCTAGAAGGTCCAGACATAGTTGACATCCCAAGATCCTTCCACTTAGGAAAGGCAGTGCGTCCTGGTGCCAGGGTACAGGATGTACCTGGAGGTAGGGAGGAGCGGCTCAAGCATCTTCTAAGATTCTGGGTCCTGCAGGTGCAGTGATGAGGGCCTGTCTCTCTTGGAATAGAAGCTAAAAGTGGGAAAGAAATTCGGGCAGTTCTCTTGGAAATTAACCCTTCACTTCTCTGCCCCTGTGTTTCAGTTCAGATCTGATTTCAGCTCTGCAGAGACCACAGAAATGAGTGGCAAATGTGTGGTGGCTTTGGCAACAGGTAAAGCGATTGGGAGCAGGTGGTAACAAGAAAGGGCATGGAGAATCTGCAGGGTGGTGGTAGCCAGTTCTGGGTCCTGGCTCAGGAGGTGGTTGAGGAATATGCCCTTCTTTTCTCCGGCTTCTGGACCCTATGTGGGCCCAGTTTGAGGTTTGGGAGCCGCAGGAAGTATAGCCAGGAGTCAGAGGcctaggaatagaaagaaagaattctgggCACCGAAGCCTGTTTCAGTGGTGCCCTGTCCCACTGGGCCCAAACCTTGTCACACTGCATCACTGCCATGCCTTCTCAGCTGTATTTGTGCCCACAGACCCCAATATCCTGAGCCTGAGTGGGAAGGTGCTGCCATCTTGTGACCTTGCTCGACGCTATGGGCTTCGGGATGTGGATGGTAAGAGCTCTGGCCCAGCAGCCAGCCTGGACCTCCCTTCCTCCGTTCCCTGCTCACTTCACCTTCTCCCACACtttctccccattcctccctcacATCCCACTCAGGCTCTTTAGCCTAGGCGGAGGTGTCTGAGGAGTGGGAAATGACAGTGTaacccttctcttcttcctgtgctCCACAGGCCGCCCCGTCCAAGACTATTTGTCTTTGAGCTCAGTTCTCTCTCATGTCTCCACCATGGGCTGGCTGGCCTCCTACTTGCCTGGCTTCCTCCGTATGCCCAAGTGGATTATGACCCTCTACACTAGCAAATTCTAACCCTCCTGGCCTGACTTCACAACTGTTCTCCCTTGGGCTATGTGGTAGGGCCTGACTCCGTGAAACAAGTCAGCCTCTCCTGCCTACCTCATACCCTTGATATGAAGAGAAGACCTCCACTGTATGTCCTGGGTGAGCCCTCGGGGCCCTTAGATACTTCTTTATGCCTTAATTTTACTTGCCCCTACATTTTACTTTTTGCCTTAGTATTGAAAAACATCCTGCAGGCTAATAAACATCTCATTTCTCTTTCAACAAATTTTTGACTGCTGGTTCTGTCTGTGCTTAGCCAGTGTTAAGTACTTGAGAGAAAGACTCCAAGACATACATGCAAGCTGTTTAGGTCCTCAAGGAGCTTGCTAGGACAAggcccctttcctccacatctgTTCCTACTCTTCCCTCTAGAGCTGCCCAGCTCAAGGGCACCTGCTCTTCAGCTGCGAGGCCCGTTTCCACACCTCAGCTGGGGAGCAGGGTCCCTCCCCAACCAGAAGCTGGCACACCCCTATCTCTCAGTACTTTTCCACCCCCTCATTCCACCATCTCTTTAGGAATGTCTGCTGCCTTCCAGCTGGGCCTGCTCTTGGCACAGCAAGGGCAGATTCCTTGGTATTTATGATTTCCTGGAATTTGGGAGGAAAGTACTGGCCGAATCCAAGTGAGAGGCAGAGGCTGATGGCACCAACACACCCATCCTTCCTTGCAGGATGGTTCCACCTGAAGTGCTCCCTGAGGAACTGACTGCAAGGAATAGCCTTGCCTGCTCCAGGGGCTGTCCCAGCCTGAGGCAAGGCATCAGGGGGTGTGTTCCAAAGGGGAGCCCAGGACCGTTCTGAGGGAGCCTTCCTGGCAGCAGCCTAGAGGGCCATCCACATAATGGGACAGCTGCTGTCAGTCTAGTCTTTCTAATCTTTGAAAAAGGCAAAGTGAGAGCTGACATTTCCCAAAGCTGCCCATAGTGTGTGCAGAAGCCATGACCTTCTTGTAGCTTTCTGGGGACAGCGCTGCTTACTGTTCCAGTTGTGTGCGAAGGGCAGCTCACTGGCTTGCAAAAGAGCTGACTATGTGCTTCTCTTCCAGCTCTGCAATCAGTGGTGACTTCATATTTGTTGCTTGAATTTAGCCACAGTGAGAGTGTATATGCCGTAGAAACCAACAAAAGCTACTAATtagggctttttgttttgttttgttttttttagagagagctgGCTTAGCACGTGACTGGAACTAACCAAACAcccatctattatttttttcaatgtttatttatttatttatttttattaaaattttttttaaacgtttatttatttttgagacagagagagacagaacatgaacgggggaggggcagagagagagggagacacagaatcggaagcaggctccaggctctgagccatcaacccagagcccgacacggggctcgaactcacggaccgcgagatcgtgacctgagctgaagtcggatgcttaaccgactgagccacccaggtgcccccaatgtttatttatttttgagagaaagtgtgagtgggggagatgcagggggtgggggcaggcagaggctccaaagcaggctccacgctgacagcagtgagcctgatgtggggcttgaacccccccaactgcgagatcacaacccatgccgaagtcggttgctcaactgacagccatccagatgccccgcAAGCACCCCATTTAGATGACAGTGATCAGATAGCCTCACCACCCTCTCACCCTCTTCCACTTACCACCCTAAGTTCCTATTATCTCCTAAGGTCTGTGAGGGGCAGAGGCATTGCCTATATGATATGATAAGAATAAGGGCCTCCAGATCTCCTGCAGCCTTTCACAGCCATCATTAGAACAAATCCTTGTGCAATGGCATCGTCTCCTAAAGGCCGCAAAGTATTATGGGAAGAGTATGGGCTTCAGAGTCATGCAAATGTATATACAAATTTTAACTCCATCACTCtgggaatgaaatgaaataacgTGTAAAACGCCAGG includes the following:
- the DHRS1 gene encoding dehydrogenase/reductase SDR family member 1, which encodes MAAPMKGQVCVVTGASRGIGRGIALQLCQAGATVYITGRHMDTLRATAEEAQSRGGQCVPVVCDSSQESEVQSLFEQVDREQQGRLDVLVNNAYAGVLAIIKNTKKAFWESPASIWDDINNVGLRGHYLCSVYGARLMVPAGRGLIVVISSIGGLQYLFNVPYGVGKAACDRLAADCAQELRRHGVSYVSLWPGLVQTELLKEVVMKNNNADDPLLKQFRSDFSSAETTEMSGKCVVALATDPNILSLSGKVLPSCDLARRYGLRDVDGRPVQDYLSLSSVLSHVSTMGWLASYLPGFLRMPKWIMTLYTSKF